The Hirundo rustica isolate bHirRus1 chromosome 29, bHirRus1.pri.v3, whole genome shotgun sequence genome window below encodes:
- the HORMAD1 gene encoding HORMA domain-containing protein 1 isoform X1 — protein MATAQKQKNSVSAVVFPKKIATEQQSLMLVKRLLAVAVSCITYLRGIFPESAYGTRYMDDVCVKILREDKNCPGSTQLVKWMLGCYDALQKKYLRQIVLAVYTQPEDPQTVTECYHFKFKYTHNGPLLDFGSKDKKSDSTITCADTKKASILLIRKIYVLMQNLSPLPNDVCLTMKLLYYDEVTPPDYQPPGFKEAKDGGLMFNEEPMYLNVGEVPTPFHMLKLKITTEKQRMENVDKNILKQGETAELLQVCGVSGDDPEEENQDMNEDPVLDNEVEEKNHVNISEAQENNSTHEEVAGGIQTPPHVSNPQVDHLTRKTSELIVSESRTRSGKIFQSCIVHQAELSSSQDVLPKRRKLSEPKEQF, from the exons ATGGCAACTGCTCAGAAGCAAAAGAATTCTGTG AGTGCAGTTGTATTTCCCAAGAAAATAGCCACGGAGCAGCAATCCCTGATGCTGGTGAAGAGGCTCCTGGCAGTGGCAGTGTCCTGCATCACGTACCTGAGGGGAATCTTTCCTGAAAGTGCCTATGGAACCAGATACATGGATG atgTCTGTGTCAAAATTCTGCGGGAAGACAAAAACTGTCCTGGTTCTACCCAGCTGGTGAAATG GATGTTAGGATGCTATGATGCCTTGCAGAAGAAATAC CTGAGACAGATTGTCCTAGCA GTTTATACCCAGCCAGAGGATCCTCAG ACAGTCACAGAGTGTTACCACTTCAAGTTCAAGTACACCCACAATGGGCCGCTCCTGGATTTCGGCAG CAAGGACAAGAAGTCAGACTCCACCATCACCTGTGCAGACACCAAGAAGGCCAGCATCCTCCTCATCCGCAAGATCTACGTCCTGATGCAGAACCTGAGCCCGCTGCCCAACGATGTCTGCCTCACCATGAAACTCCTCTACTATGATGAGG ttaCACCCCCTGATTACCAACCTCCAGGGTTCAAGGAGGCCAAGGACGGGGGGCTGATGTTTAATGAGGAGCCCATGTACCTGAACGTGGGGGAAGTGCCAACGCCCTTTCATAtgctgaaactgaaaattacaacTGAGAAACAGCGCATGGAGAATGTTGATAAGAACATCCTAAAGCAGGGAGAGACTGCTGAGCTTCTCCAGGTGTGTGGAGTGAGCGGAGATGATCCAGAAGAAGAGAACCAGGACATGAAT GAGGATCCTGTCTTGGATAATGAAGTGGAAGAGAAGAATCATGTGAATATTTCAGAAGCTCAAG aaaataattcaacTCATGAAGAGGTGGCTGGAGGGATCCAGACTCCCCCGCACGTTTCTAATCCTCAG GTTGATCATTTGACCCGTAAAACGTCTGAGCTGATTGTGTCAGAGAGCAGGACAAGAAGTGGAAAGATATTCCAAAGCTGCATT gtgCACCAGGCTGAGCTCTCCTCCAGCCAGGACGTGCTGCCCAAAAGGAGGAAGCTCAGCGAGCCCAAGGAGCAGTTTTAG
- the HORMAD1 gene encoding HORMA domain-containing protein 1 isoform X3 yields the protein MATAQKQKNSVSAVVFPKKIATEQQSLMLVKRLLAVAVSCITYLRGIFPESAYGTRYMDDVCVKILREDKNCPGSTQLVKWMLGCYDALQKKYLRQIVLAVYTQPEDPQTVTECYHFKFKYTHNGPLLDFGSKDKKSDSTITCADTKKASILLIRKIYVLMQNLSPLPNDVCLTMKLLYYDEVTPPDYQPPGFKEAKDGGLMFNEEPMYLNVGEVPTPFHMLKLKITTEKQRMENVDKNILKQGETAELLQVCGVSGDDPEEENQDMNEDPVLDNEVEEKNHVNISEAQENNSTHEEVAGGIQTPPHVSNPQKLVAFIHGGLLHTGP from the exons ATGGCAACTGCTCAGAAGCAAAAGAATTCTGTG AGTGCAGTTGTATTTCCCAAGAAAATAGCCACGGAGCAGCAATCCCTGATGCTGGTGAAGAGGCTCCTGGCAGTGGCAGTGTCCTGCATCACGTACCTGAGGGGAATCTTTCCTGAAAGTGCCTATGGAACCAGATACATGGATG atgTCTGTGTCAAAATTCTGCGGGAAGACAAAAACTGTCCTGGTTCTACCCAGCTGGTGAAATG GATGTTAGGATGCTATGATGCCTTGCAGAAGAAATAC CTGAGACAGATTGTCCTAGCA GTTTATACCCAGCCAGAGGATCCTCAG ACAGTCACAGAGTGTTACCACTTCAAGTTCAAGTACACCCACAATGGGCCGCTCCTGGATTTCGGCAG CAAGGACAAGAAGTCAGACTCCACCATCACCTGTGCAGACACCAAGAAGGCCAGCATCCTCCTCATCCGCAAGATCTACGTCCTGATGCAGAACCTGAGCCCGCTGCCCAACGATGTCTGCCTCACCATGAAACTCCTCTACTATGATGAGG ttaCACCCCCTGATTACCAACCTCCAGGGTTCAAGGAGGCCAAGGACGGGGGGCTGATGTTTAATGAGGAGCCCATGTACCTGAACGTGGGGGAAGTGCCAACGCCCTTTCATAtgctgaaactgaaaattacaacTGAGAAACAGCGCATGGAGAATGTTGATAAGAACATCCTAAAGCAGGGAGAGACTGCTGAGCTTCTCCAGGTGTGTGGAGTGAGCGGAGATGATCCAGAAGAAGAGAACCAGGACATGAAT GAGGATCCTGTCTTGGATAATGAAGTGGAAGAGAAGAATCATGTGAATATTTCAGAAGCTCAAG aaaataattcaacTCATGAAGAGGTGGCTGGAGGGATCCAGACTCCCCCGCACGTTTCTAATCCTCAG AAATTGGTGGCATTTATACATGGAGGACTGCTTCACACAGGTCCTTAA
- the HORMAD1 gene encoding HORMA domain-containing protein 1 isoform X2, translating into MATAQKQKNSVSAVVFPKKIATEQQSLMLVKRLLAVAVSCITYLRGIFPESAYGTRYMDDVCVKILREDKNCPGSTQLVKWMLGCYDALQKKYVYTQPEDPQTVTECYHFKFKYTHNGPLLDFGSKDKKSDSTITCADTKKASILLIRKIYVLMQNLSPLPNDVCLTMKLLYYDEVTPPDYQPPGFKEAKDGGLMFNEEPMYLNVGEVPTPFHMLKLKITTEKQRMENVDKNILKQGETAELLQVCGVSGDDPEEENQDMNEDPVLDNEVEEKNHVNISEAQENNSTHEEVAGGIQTPPHVSNPQVDHLTRKTSELIVSESRTRSGKIFQSCIVHQAELSSSQDVLPKRRKLSEPKEQF; encoded by the exons ATGGCAACTGCTCAGAAGCAAAAGAATTCTGTG AGTGCAGTTGTATTTCCCAAGAAAATAGCCACGGAGCAGCAATCCCTGATGCTGGTGAAGAGGCTCCTGGCAGTGGCAGTGTCCTGCATCACGTACCTGAGGGGAATCTTTCCTGAAAGTGCCTATGGAACCAGATACATGGATG atgTCTGTGTCAAAATTCTGCGGGAAGACAAAAACTGTCCTGGTTCTACCCAGCTGGTGAAATG GATGTTAGGATGCTATGATGCCTTGCAGAAGAAATAC GTTTATACCCAGCCAGAGGATCCTCAG ACAGTCACAGAGTGTTACCACTTCAAGTTCAAGTACACCCACAATGGGCCGCTCCTGGATTTCGGCAG CAAGGACAAGAAGTCAGACTCCACCATCACCTGTGCAGACACCAAGAAGGCCAGCATCCTCCTCATCCGCAAGATCTACGTCCTGATGCAGAACCTGAGCCCGCTGCCCAACGATGTCTGCCTCACCATGAAACTCCTCTACTATGATGAGG ttaCACCCCCTGATTACCAACCTCCAGGGTTCAAGGAGGCCAAGGACGGGGGGCTGATGTTTAATGAGGAGCCCATGTACCTGAACGTGGGGGAAGTGCCAACGCCCTTTCATAtgctgaaactgaaaattacaacTGAGAAACAGCGCATGGAGAATGTTGATAAGAACATCCTAAAGCAGGGAGAGACTGCTGAGCTTCTCCAGGTGTGTGGAGTGAGCGGAGATGATCCAGAAGAAGAGAACCAGGACATGAAT GAGGATCCTGTCTTGGATAATGAAGTGGAAGAGAAGAATCATGTGAATATTTCAGAAGCTCAAG aaaataattcaacTCATGAAGAGGTGGCTGGAGGGATCCAGACTCCCCCGCACGTTTCTAATCCTCAG GTTGATCATTTGACCCGTAAAACGTCTGAGCTGATTGTGTCAGAGAGCAGGACAAGAAGTGGAAAGATATTCCAAAGCTGCATT gtgCACCAGGCTGAGCTCTCCTCCAGCCAGGACGTGCTGCCCAAAAGGAGGAAGCTCAGCGAGCCCAAGGAGCAGTTTTAG
- the GOLPH3L gene encoding Golgi phosphoprotein 3-like, whose translation MTTLTHRGRRVESRNSDKKPDSEEDAAADRDLNEDDPDDSKDIRLTLMEEVLLLGLKDKEGYTSFWNDCISSGLRGGILIELALRGRIRLEPLSLRKKRLLERKVLLKSDAPTGDVLLDETLRHIKATESAETVQTWIELLTGETWNPFKLQYQLRNVRERLAKALVEKGILTTEKQNFLLFDMTTHPVSNASEKQRLVKKLQESVLERWVNDPQRMERRTLALLVLAHASDVLENVFASLADDKYDVAMNRTKDLLDMDPEVEAAKARGTEMIWAVLAAFNKS comes from the exons atgaCGACCCTCACGCACCGGGGCCGGCGGGTGGAGAGCAGGAACTCGGACAAGAAGCCGGACAGCGAGGAGGATGCTGCTGCGGACAGGGACCTGAATGAGGACGATCCTGATGACTCCAAAGACATCCGCCTCACGCTCATGGAGgaggtgctgctcctggggctgaaGGACAAGGAG GGCTACACCTCCTTCTGGAACGACTGCATCTCCtcggggctgcggggcgggaTCCTCATCGAGCTGGCTCTGCGCGGCCGCATCCGCCTGGAGCCGCTGTCCCTGAGGAAGAAGAGGCTGCTGGAGAGGAAG GTGCTGCTGAAGTCGGATGCTCCCACCGGGGACGTGCTGCTGGATGAGACCCTCCGGCACATCAAGGCCACGGAGTCGGCGGAGACGGTTCAGACCTGGATAGAGCTGCTCACTG GAGAGACCTGGAACCCCTTCAAGCTGCAGTACCAGCTGCGCAACGTGCGGGAGCGCCTGGCCAAGGCGCTGGTGGAGAAGGGCATCCTGACCACGGAGAAGCAGAACTTCCTGCTCTTCGACATGACCACGCACCCCGTCAGCAACGCCTCCGAGAAGCAGCGCCTGGTGAAGAAGCTCCAGGAGAGCGTCCTGGAGCGCTGGGTCAACGATCCCCAGCGCATGGAGCGCAGGACTCTggccctgctggtgctggccCACGCCTCGGACGTGCTGGAGAACGTTTTCGCCAGCCTGGCCGATGACAAGTACGACGTGGCCATGAACAGGACCAAGGACCTGCTGGATATGGACCCTGAGGTGGAAGCTGCCAAAGCCAGGGGCACGGAGATGATCTGGGCCGTCCTGGCAGCCTTCAATAAGTCCTAA